A genomic region of Magnolia sinica isolate HGM2019 chromosome 6, MsV1, whole genome shotgun sequence contains the following coding sequences:
- the LOC131249111 gene encoding uncharacterized protein At4g06598-like gives MFSNKVLPPSANWPCPGQFSKLPPRCPLPSKSQPSTDCDFLHPMGKKYMPIPKQNHRHHQRTSSENFIIEEQPSWLDDLLNEPETPATRGAHRRSSSDSVAYLNISGPFCDIQNISHLEFSRGDSSSLPLPVCLHIDMQRKAAHPPLGINSAMKLPDMDWKPSVNSCSYQNSAFDVRHNIMLAKYGPSCIQQDNECLIAATHEVEKFDEDDHRESFDRRESLFVESDASDADQCGQKLCFERKEECSHGMPIASDTDLRRKQHFTQRSRVRKLQYIAELEQNVSLLHAEGLDVASELAFLRKKHLILSLENKGLMQRINSIAQEKKIKDAQYELLCKEVEQLQEIYYNQQCESSQSQRCVNEITDASDHLDLNSDICQSTQTEKWTL, from the exons ATGTTTAGCAACAAGGTTTTACCACCCTCAGCAAACTGGCCATGTCCTGGACAGTTTTCAAAGCTTCCTCCTAGATGTCCATTACCAAGCAAGTCCCAACCTTCGACTGATTGTGATTTCTTGCACCCGATGGGAAAAAAGTACATGCCAATTCCTAAACAGAATCACAGGCATCACCAAAGAACATCTTCAGAGAATTTCATCATTGAGGAGCAGCCTTCCTGGCTTGACGACCTTCTTAACGAACCTGAAACACCTGCTACAAGAGGTGCACATCGGCGTTCCTCCAGTGATTCTGTTGCTTATCTCAATATTTCTGGTCCTTTCTGTGATATACAGAACATTTCACACCTTGAGTTCAGCAGGGGCGATAGTTCATCATTGCCTTTGCCAGTCTGTCTCCACATCGATATGCAGAGAAAAGCAGCCCATCCCCCCTTGGGAATTAATTCTGCTATGAAACTCCCCGACATGGATTGGAAACCTTCTGTAAATTCTTGTAGCTATCAGAATTCTGCTTTTGATGTAAGGCATAACATCATGCTAGCAAAATATGGACCATCATGCATTCAACAAGACAATGAGTGCTTGATAGCAGCAACGCATGAAGTAGAGAAATTTGATGAAGATGACCATAGAGAGTCATTCGATAGGAGGGAAAGCTTGTTCGTTGAGTCGGATGCATCTGATGCAGACCAATGTGGGCAGAAATTGTGCTTTGAGAGGAAAGAGGAATGTTCACATGGAATGCCTATCGCGTCTGATACAGATCTCAGACGAAAACA GCATTTCACACAGCGTTCGCGGGTTCGGAAACTTCAGTACATTGCTGAGCTGGAACAGAACGTCAGCCTTCTTCAT GCTGAGGGATTGGATGTGGCATCTGAGCTTGCATTCCTTAGGAAAAAGCATCTTATACTGAGCTTAGAGAATAAGGGTCTCATGCAACGCATAAATAGCATTGctcaagagaaaaaaataaaagatg CTCAATATGAACTGTTATGTAAAGAAGTGGAGCAGTTGCAGGAAATATATTACAACCAACAGTGTGAaagttcacaatctcaacggtGTGTAAATGAAATCACAGATGCTTCTGATCATCTGGACTTAAATTCAGATATTTGTCAATCAACTCAAACCGAGAAATGGACCTTATAA